From Pseudomonadota bacterium, a single genomic window includes:
- a CDS encoding iron-sulfur cluster assembly accessory protein — MAIQVSEAARQRLLELFAKHPEAKALRIGVRGGGCSGFSYQFELESAEAQEQDKVFDFGEVRLYVDNKSYFYLNGSELDFVDELMGRRFQFKNPNVKSTCGCGDSISF, encoded by the coding sequence ATGGCAATCCAGGTCTCCGAGGCCGCGCGGCAGCGGCTGCTCGAGCTCTTCGCCAAACATCCGGAGGCGAAGGCCCTGCGCATCGGCGTGCGTGGCGGCGGCTGTTCCGGCTTCTCCTATCAGTTCGAGCTCGAGAGCGCGGAGGCGCAGGAGCAGGACAAGGTCTTCGACTTCGGCGAAGTGCGCCTCTACGTCGACAACAAGTCTTATTTCTACCTCAACGGCTCCGAGCTCGACTTCGTCGATGAGCTGATGGGCCGCCGTTTCCAATTTAAGAATCCGAACGTCAAGTCGACCTGCGGCTGCGGCGACAGCATTTCGTTCTAG
- the pdxT gene encoding pyridoxal 5'-phosphate synthase glutaminase subunit PdxT gives MARIGVLALQGGFAAHAPSLAALGHVCVEVRRPAQLARLEGLILPGGESTTQLKLIASSGLLPGLCELVSAGAPVLATCAGLILAAREVQAPQQESFGWLDLTLRRNAHGRQLDSFEGRSDRGLPLMFIRAPRIVAYGAAVEVLDTLEGDAILVRQGRIIGACFHPELTASVAVHELAFGAAAGVGASDGVVGLRLVAEAG, from the coding sequence ATGGCAAGGATCGGCGTGCTCGCGCTGCAGGGTGGTTTCGCGGCGCATGCGCCTAGCCTGGCGGCGCTTGGGCACGTCTGTGTCGAGGTCCGGCGGCCGGCGCAGCTCGCGCGCCTCGAGGGCCTGATCCTTCCGGGCGGCGAGAGCACCACGCAGCTCAAGTTGATCGCGAGCTCCGGGCTGCTTCCCGGGTTATGCGAGCTGGTCAGCGCGGGCGCTCCGGTCCTCGCGACCTGCGCGGGCCTCATCCTCGCCGCGCGCGAGGTTCAGGCGCCGCAGCAGGAGAGCTTCGGTTGGCTCGATCTCACCCTTCGGCGCAACGCGCACGGTCGACAGCTCGACAGCTTCGAGGGTCGCTCCGATCGGGGGCTGCCGCTGATGTTCATTCGCGCGCCGCGCATCGTCGCGTACGGAGCGGCGGTCGAGGTGCTGGATACCCTCGAGGGCGACGCGATCCTCGTGCGCCAGGGACGGATCATCGGCGCATGCTTCCACCCGGAGCTGACCGCCTCCGTCGCCGTGCACGAGCTTGCCTTTGGCGCGGCTGCGGGTGTCGGGGCCAGTGACGGGGTCGTTGGGCTGCGCCTGGTGGCCGAGGCGGGTTGA
- a CDS encoding NAD(P)H-dependent oxidoreductase gives MAGEHEIGWEDVGAVEVLAQAAVQQVSVGHVRLALTHRDGVFGAIQGSCNHAGGPLGNGTLEGEFVVCPWHQWRFHRIEGHGEPGFEEDAVPAYRTRVRDGRVEVSRAPHTKRAKKPHAPHPLARPVRREPGKPRVVGISTTVMQPDYPRYSTSEALLETALAHAAGQGHPTRLVRLRQLSFRSCEGFYSKAARACTWPCSITQMDPADQLDQVYEALVHWGDVFLVATPIRWGAPSSLYFKMVERMNCIQNQVTIARKVLLQNKVVAAIITGGQDNVQAVAGQMLGFFAELGCQFPQFPYIAHSRGWTAEDMERNVAAVQGSAQLKAAACELVDRGIELAGRLLMTAPRRVAAGAGRKGCAIPID, from the coding sequence ATGGCAGGCGAGCACGAGATCGGCTGGGAGGATGTGGGAGCCGTCGAGGTGCTCGCGCAGGCGGCCGTTCAGCAGGTCAGCGTCGGCCACGTGCGCCTCGCCCTGACCCACAGGGACGGGGTCTTTGGGGCCATCCAGGGGAGCTGCAACCATGCGGGCGGCCCGCTCGGCAACGGCACGCTCGAGGGGGAGTTCGTCGTTTGCCCCTGGCATCAATGGCGCTTCCATCGGATCGAGGGTCACGGCGAGCCCGGCTTCGAGGAGGACGCCGTGCCGGCCTATCGCACGCGCGTGCGGGACGGGCGCGTCGAGGTCAGCCGCGCGCCGCATACCAAGCGCGCCAAGAAGCCCCACGCGCCACATCCGCTCGCGCGGCCCGTGCGGCGCGAGCCGGGCAAGCCGCGCGTCGTCGGGATCTCGACCACGGTGATGCAGCCGGACTACCCGCGCTATTCGACCTCCGAGGCCTTGCTCGAGACGGCGCTGGCGCATGCGGCCGGCCAGGGCCATCCGACGCGCCTCGTCCGCCTGAGGCAACTGAGCTTTCGCAGCTGCGAGGGCTTCTACTCCAAGGCGGCGCGCGCCTGCACCTGGCCGTGCTCGATCACGCAGATGGATCCGGCGGATCAGCTCGATCAGGTCTACGAGGCGCTGGTCCACTGGGGCGATGTCTTCCTCGTCGCCACGCCGATCCGCTGGGGCGCGCCGAGCAGCCTCTACTTCAAGATGGTAGAGCGCATGAACTGCATCCAGAATCAGGTCACGATCGCGCGCAAGGTGCTGCTGCAGAACAAGGTCGTCGCCGCGATCATCACGGGCGGCCAGGATAACGTGCAAGCCGTCGCCGGTCAGATGCTTGGCTTCTTCGCCGAGCTCGGCTGCCAGTTCCCTCAGTTCCCCTACATCGCCCATTCGCGCGGCTGGACCGCCGAGGACATGGAGCGCAACGTCGCGGCCGTCCAGGGGAGCGCCCAGCTCAAGGCGGCGGCCTGCGAGCTCGTCGACCGCGGGATCGAGCTCGCAGGGCGGCTGCTGATGACCGCCCCGCGCCGCGTCGCGGCTGGCGCCGGTCGCAAGGGCTGCGCCATCCCGATCGACTGA
- a CDS encoding DUF3552 domain-containing protein, which produces MAAVQLVLVGFALCSGAGLGFALVRRRAWARLAETEARGRAIVEEAQRAAALSARESAATVRESTLELERSALAEAATYRQDCELIDDRLHKRELRTERRRDALRLQQDALRARDAAVAARDAELRRCRAQARELEASQAGVLERQAGETRAFLRGKIVDALAEEARSRCADRLRNLDAGQSAELTRQAQRLMGIVTQRYVGYYPRERGSATIALAEGEAVKLGGADGAALQALRAVAGIELLMSDSADALRMDTGDGFVRELCRRSVARLLAEDTVRDPQRLVEAIKRELEREVAEYGTQAFRALGLRPAAAEIVELVGRLQWRTSYTQNQYRHSIEAAHLAGMIAAELGLDVALARRATLLHDVGKSLTPLIEGSHALIGAAIARRCGEPEAVANAIGAHHGEEPMGSPYAWLATAADAMSGGRPGARREVVESYDERIGDLEQIAASFKGVQFVHAVQAGRELRVHVEEQRVGDADLPNLCQAIAQKISDEVVFPGQIRVTVIREFRAVAEAR; this is translated from the coding sequence ATGGCTGCTGTACAGCTGGTCCTGGTCGGGTTCGCGCTCTGCTCGGGCGCTGGGCTGGGTTTTGCGCTCGTGCGGCGGCGCGCCTGGGCGCGTCTCGCCGAGACCGAGGCCCGCGGGCGCGCCATCGTCGAGGAGGCGCAGCGCGCGGCGGCCTTGTCCGCCCGCGAGAGCGCGGCGACCGTACGGGAGAGCACGCTCGAGCTCGAGCGCAGCGCGCTCGCTGAGGCGGCGACCTACCGTCAGGACTGCGAGCTGATCGACGATCGGTTGCACAAGCGGGAGCTGCGAACAGAGCGGCGCCGGGACGCGCTTCGGCTCCAGCAGGACGCGCTGCGGGCCCGCGACGCGGCGGTGGCCGCGCGCGACGCGGAGCTGCGGCGCTGCCGAGCCCAGGCGCGTGAGCTCGAGGCCAGCCAGGCAGGCGTCCTCGAGCGCCAGGCGGGTGAGACCCGGGCTTTCCTGCGCGGAAAGATCGTCGACGCTCTGGCCGAGGAGGCCCGTTCGCGCTGCGCGGACCGACTGCGCAATCTCGACGCTGGCCAAAGCGCCGAGCTGACGCGCCAGGCCCAGCGGTTGATGGGCATCGTCACCCAACGCTACGTCGGCTATTACCCGCGCGAGCGCGGCTCGGCGACGATCGCGCTGGCGGAGGGGGAAGCCGTCAAGCTCGGTGGCGCGGACGGCGCCGCGCTGCAGGCGCTGCGCGCCGTCGCGGGCATCGAGCTCTTGATGTCCGACAGCGCTGACGCGCTGCGCATGGATACCGGCGACGGCTTCGTGCGAGAGCTATGCCGGCGGTCGGTCGCGCGCCTGCTCGCGGAAGACACGGTGCGCGATCCGCAGCGCTTGGTCGAAGCGATCAAGCGCGAGCTCGAGCGCGAGGTGGCGGAGTACGGAACGCAGGCCTTTCGTGCGCTCGGCCTGCGCCCGGCGGCCGCGGAGATCGTCGAGCTGGTCGGCAGGCTGCAGTGGCGCACGAGCTACACGCAGAACCAATACCGCCACTCGATCGAGGCCGCGCATCTCGCCGGCATGATCGCGGCGGAGCTGGGGTTGGACGTGGCGCTCGCACGACGGGCCACGCTGCTACACGACGTGGGTAAGTCGCTGACGCCGCTCATCGAGGGCTCGCACGCGCTGATCGGGGCCGCGATCGCGCGGCGCTGCGGTGAGCCGGAGGCGGTGGCGAACGCGATCGGCGCGCACCATGGTGAGGAGCCGATGGGCTCGCCCTATGCCTGGCTGGCGACGGCTGCCGACGCGATGAGCGGCGGGCGCCCGGGGGCGCGGCGCGAGGTGGTGGAGAGCTATGACGAGCGCATCGGTGATCTGGAGCAGATCGCCGCCAGCTTCAAAGGGGTGCAGTTCGTGCACGCCGTGCAGGCGGGGCGCGAGTTGCGCGTCCACGTCGAGGAGCAGCGCGTCGGCGACGCGGACCTGCCGAACCTCTGTCAGGCGATCGCGCAGAAGATCTCGGATGAGGTGGTCTTCCCCGGCCAGATTCGCGTCACGGTGATCCGCGAGTTCCGCGCGGTTGCCGAGGCTCGCTGA
- the queG gene encoding tRNA epoxyqueuosine(34) reductase QueG — MKPETSAASTIEERLRAQALGLGFSACGFTGVDRLPHDAEFQRWLDAGMAGSMLYLQRTRAQRAEPRALLPAARSAIVVAASYSRADPPRLSEGRPQGAVARFAHGEDYHRVLRRRLARLAAWVHAHVDASAELRAAVDTAPLLERELAMAAGLGFIGKNTLLIAPGVGSFTVLGVLLTSLELVPDAPGTPRCGRCTLCLRACPTAALVAPFQLDARRCIAHLTIEQREPIDPALRRALGTWAFGCDICQEVCPYNRPTARSRARTADPDLAPVAPLATLDLAATLALTSSGYRRLVAGRALARAPRRSLQRNAALNAGNHPTRSAGVDAALTALCQGEGAALPREAAAWALRARSEAGLRSALDPASGIAAAGLTIPHESAEHGAARSGDPSMIPPGSAPSSAES, encoded by the coding sequence ATGAAGCCCGAAACCAGCGCTGCCAGCACGATCGAAGAGCGCCTCCGCGCGCAGGCCCTGGGCCTCGGCTTCAGCGCCTGTGGCTTCACCGGTGTCGACCGTCTGCCCCACGATGCCGAGTTTCAACGCTGGCTCGACGCCGGGATGGCGGGCTCGATGCTCTACCTCCAGCGCACGCGGGCGCAGCGGGCCGAGCCACGCGCGCTGCTGCCCGCTGCGCGCTCGGCGATCGTGGTCGCGGCGAGCTACAGCCGCGCCGACCCGCCACGGCTAAGCGAGGGCCGGCCCCAGGGGGCCGTCGCCCGCTTCGCCCACGGCGAGGACTACCACCGAGTCCTGAGGCGACGCCTCGCGCGCCTCGCCGCTTGGGTGCACGCGCACGTCGACGCGAGCGCCGAGCTGCGCGCGGCGGTGGACACGGCCCCGCTGCTCGAACGCGAGCTGGCGATGGCGGCCGGCCTCGGCTTCATCGGCAAGAACACGCTGCTGATCGCGCCGGGCGTCGGATCGTTCACGGTCCTCGGCGTGCTACTGACCTCACTGGAGCTCGTGCCGGACGCGCCCGGCACCCCGCGCTGCGGCCGCTGCACGCTCTGCCTGCGCGCCTGCCCGACGGCCGCGCTCGTCGCGCCCTTCCAGCTCGACGCTCGCCGCTGCATCGCCCACCTGACGATCGAGCAGCGCGAGCCGATCGATCCGGCACTGCGGCGCGCGCTCGGCACCTGGGCCTTTGGCTGCGACATCTGCCAGGAGGTCTGCCCCTATAACCGCCCGACGGCGCGCAGCCGCGCGCGGACGGCCGATCCTGACCTCGCGCCCGTGGCTCCCTTGGCTACCCTCGATCTCGCCGCGACCCTGGCGCTCACCAGCAGCGGTTATCGCCGCCTCGTCGCCGGGCGCGCGCTCGCGCGGGCCCCACGCCGCAGCCTCCAGCGCAATGCCGCCCTCAACGCCGGGAATCATCCGACAAGGAGCGCGGGCGTCGATGCCGCGCTGACGGCGCTCTGCCAAGGCGAGGGCGCTGCGCTGCCGCGCGAGGCAGCAGCCTGGGCGCTCCGCGCGCGATCGGAGGCCGGCCTCCGATCGGCCCTGGATCCAGCCTCAGGGATCGCCGCGGCGGGGCTGACGATCCCGCACGAATCGGCTGAGCACGGCGCGGCCCGATCCGGCGACCCGTCAATGATCCCACCTGGATCGGCGCCCTCCTCCGCGGAAAGTTGA
- the gspN gene encoding type II secretion system protein GspN, which yields MRLGQRTHRALKLTGYVSWALLLFVLFLYQTLPLHRVQALVEGQTFVLGEWSVEVAAIGGMSARPPFALRVEGLKLRVHQLPGRARRAGYGGATNALLAPAAPTAAAGPRTQLVVIDELGVALGLSTVRAVLQRSTVAGLLAQADVDVTLRGLGGSAELSYRATPREGARLRLEAEGIDASQVPQLQSLGPPVSGRLGAAIDLRAPGGRWAEAAGSIDLQCNGLAMGDGKAKLIVPSNPLLALGLTFPRLRLGRLSGRVRVEKGLVQLGSLSLRSPDLELRVDGTIQLRDPLLFSVVEAFAQFRIGADLMRRESTLFAPLDLALGAARRPDGFFGLRISGALRAPLVIPSQQPARGA from the coding sequence ATGCGACTCGGCCAGCGGACGCATAGGGCGCTCAAACTGACCGGCTACGTCAGCTGGGCGCTCTTGCTCTTCGTCCTCTTCCTCTACCAGACCCTGCCGCTGCACCGCGTGCAGGCGTTGGTCGAGGGTCAGACCTTCGTGCTCGGCGAGTGGAGCGTCGAGGTGGCCGCGATCGGCGGCATGAGCGCTCGGCCGCCCTTCGCGTTGCGGGTCGAGGGGCTGAAGCTGCGGGTGCACCAGCTCCCAGGCCGCGCGCGGCGCGCGGGCTACGGCGGTGCCACCAACGCCTTGCTCGCACCGGCGGCGCCAACGGCCGCTGCCGGGCCGCGGACGCAGCTCGTGGTGATCGACGAGCTGGGGGTCGCGCTCGGCTTGTCGACGGTGCGTGCCGTGCTGCAGCGGAGCACGGTGGCGGGGCTCCTGGCCCAGGCCGACGTCGACGTGACGCTGCGCGGGCTCGGAGGCAGCGCCGAGCTGAGCTACCGCGCGACGCCGCGGGAGGGCGCGCGCCTGCGGCTCGAGGCCGAGGGGATCGACGCGAGCCAGGTGCCTCAGCTCCAGTCGCTCGGTCCGCCCGTCAGCGGACGGCTGGGCGCGGCGATCGACCTCCGCGCGCCCGGCGGGCGCTGGGCGGAGGCCGCCGGATCGATTGACCTGCAGTGCAACGGCCTGGCGATGGGCGACGGCAAGGCGAAGCTCATCGTCCCGAGCAATCCGCTCTTGGCGCTCGGTCTGACCTTCCCGCGCCTGCGGCTGGGTCGGCTCAGCGGGCGCGTGCGCGTCGAGAAGGGGCTGGTGCAGCTCGGTTCGCTCTCACTGCGCAGCCCGGACCTCGAGCTGCGGGTCGATGGCACGATTCAGCTGCGCGATCCGCTGCTCTTCTCGGTCGTCGAGGCCTTTGCGCAGTTTCGCATCGGCGCGGATCTGATGCGCCGCGAGTCCACGCTCTTTGCCCCGCTCGACCTGGCGCTGGGCGCGGCGCGGCGGCCCGACGGCTTCTTCGGCCTGCGGATCTCTGGGGCGCTGCGCGCGCCGCTCGTGATTCCGAGCCAGCAGCCCGCCCGCGGCGCCTGA
- a CDS encoding cold-shock protein produces the protein MQQGTVKWFNNAKGFGFILPEGSDSDVFVHYSVIEGEGFRTLKQGEKVIFDIEAGPKGMHARSVKKS, from the coding sequence ATGCAGCAGGGGACAGTCAAGTGGTTCAATAACGCCAAGGGCTTCGGTTTCATCCTGCCGGAGGGCAGCGATTCAGACGTCTTCGTGCATTACTCGGTAATCGAAGGTGAGGGCTTTCGTACGCTCAAGCAGGGCGAGAAGGTGATCTTCGACATCGAGGCTGGCCCCAAAGGAATGCACGCCCGTAGCGTCAAGAAGTCGTAG
- a CDS encoding sigma-54-dependent Fis family transcriptional regulator, whose translation MPLASERGRARTSCGAVREPGEGCRALVGNDPALQRVRERIARFGPTQLPVVIVGETGTGKELVARALHDASARREGPFEAVNCAAIPHELAESELFGHARGAFTGALGSYAGALRRADGGTLFLDEIGEMPRAMQPKLLRALEEGRVRPVGAELSQPIDVRVVAATNRALDRDADQGRFRLDLYHRLAVAVIPLPALRERAQDIPLLVEHFLARASAREQRPPPALAPDVLGYLQRREWKGNVRALRNAIDRALISGGRVLQRQDFEVTAVHPAMAQTAREGHVRYEGRSFAAVRREIYMRVLRQHGGKRAAAAAALGIARSTFSDQLRAMDIE comes from the coding sequence ATGCCGCTGGCGTCGGAGCGAGGGAGGGCGCGCACGAGCTGTGGTGCTGTGCGCGAGCCGGGTGAAGGCTGCCGTGCGTTGGTCGGAAACGACCCGGCGCTGCAGCGCGTGCGCGAGCGTATCGCGCGCTTTGGGCCGACGCAGCTTCCGGTCGTGATCGTCGGCGAGACGGGCACCGGCAAGGAGCTCGTCGCCCGAGCCCTCCACGACGCGAGCGCGCGACGCGAGGGTCCCTTCGAGGCCGTCAACTGCGCTGCGATTCCGCACGAGCTGGCGGAGAGCGAGCTCTTCGGCCACGCGCGCGGGGCCTTCACCGGGGCCCTCGGGAGCTACGCAGGGGCGCTGCGCCGCGCCGACGGGGGCACGCTCTTCCTCGACGAAATCGGCGAGATGCCGCGAGCGATGCAGCCGAAGCTGCTGCGCGCCCTGGAGGAGGGCAGGGTTCGCCCGGTGGGCGCCGAGCTGTCGCAGCCGATCGACGTGCGGGTCGTGGCGGCGACCAACCGCGCGCTAGATCGCGACGCCGACCAGGGGCGTTTTCGCCTCGACCTCTATCATCGCCTGGCGGTCGCCGTGATTCCCTTGCCGGCGCTCCGTGAACGCGCGCAGGACATTCCCCTGCTCGTCGAGCACTTCCTCGCCCGGGCCAGCGCACGTGAGCAGCGTCCGCCGCCAGCGCTGGCGCCCGACGTGCTGGGCTACCTGCAGCGCCGCGAGTGGAAGGGCAACGTGCGCGCGCTGCGCAACGCGATCGATCGCGCGCTGATCAGCGGCGGGCGGGTGTTGCAGCGGCAGGACTTCGAGGTGACCGCGGTGCATCCGGCCATGGCGCAGACCGCACGCGAAGGGCACGTGCGCTACGAGGGTCGCAGCTTCGCCGCCGTGCGGCGCGAAATCTACATGCGAGTGCTGCGCCAACACGGCGGCAAGCGCGCGGCGGCCGCCGCGGCGCTCGGCATCGCTCGGTCCACCTTCTCAGACCAGCTCCGGGCGATGGACATCGAGTGA
- a CDS encoding AAA family ATPase yields the protein MGSSDSARPAFDDQVRRLLAARYALVAVETWEETRLERLLAALAGSAFSQPIGFFTWSVTEGLVAAGEDPIPGTSDPTVALQTVIAHPRPALFLFRDLHRFYDQPVVVRRLRDTYRALRSNYKTVFLCSPDLTVPPELRKEIAVVELPLPALAELDEIFKEVCEQSKQTTIDLGDQRDALLRGALGLTEDEARAAFTKLLIGRRSAGAEIIEQLYQEKRELVRKEGILDYVPPRVRLEDIGGLRALKEWLQQRQRFFTREAAAFGLEAPKGLLVTGISGCGKSMAVQAVSSFWRMPLVRLDMNRIYGAVAGTPERTLERAIRTAEAIAPCVLWIDEIETALVGTHGTEGGNLSTRIFSSFLTWMQEKEQMVFVAATANEIDKLPPELLRKGRFDEIFFVDLPGEPERIEILGVHLTKRGKQPAEFDLISLAKSTVNFNGAELEQVVLSALFTAFDEQRELSMKDLYRSIGRMVPLATTMAERIKDIKRWADTRAAKANR from the coding sequence ATGGGGTCCTCCGACAGCGCACGCCCCGCCTTCGACGACCAGGTCCGGCGCCTGCTCGCCGCGCGCTACGCCCTGGTGGCCGTCGAGACCTGGGAGGAGACCCGCCTCGAGCGCCTGCTCGCCGCGCTGGCCGGTAGTGCCTTCTCCCAGCCGATCGGCTTCTTCACCTGGTCCGTCACCGAGGGTCTGGTCGCCGCCGGCGAGGATCCTATCCCCGGCACCAGCGACCCCACGGTGGCGCTGCAGACGGTCATCGCCCACCCGCGACCTGCGCTCTTTCTCTTCCGTGATCTGCACCGCTTCTACGACCAACCGGTGGTCGTGCGGCGACTGCGTGACACCTACCGAGCGCTGCGCAGCAACTACAAGACGGTCTTTCTCTGCAGCCCGGACCTCACGGTGCCCCCCGAGCTGCGCAAGGAGATCGCCGTCGTCGAGCTTCCGCTGCCGGCGCTCGCTGAGCTCGACGAGATCTTCAAGGAGGTCTGCGAGCAGTCCAAGCAGACCACGATCGACCTCGGCGACCAGCGCGACGCGCTGCTGCGCGGTGCGTTGGGCCTGACGGAGGACGAGGCGCGCGCGGCCTTCACCAAGCTCTTGATCGGTCGCCGCAGCGCCGGCGCGGAGATCATCGAGCAACTCTATCAAGAGAAGCGCGAGCTGGTGCGCAAGGAGGGGATCCTCGACTACGTCCCGCCACGCGTCCGGCTCGAGGACATCGGCGGCCTCCGGGCGCTGAAGGAGTGGCTCCAGCAGCGTCAGCGCTTCTTCACCCGGGAGGCGGCCGCCTTCGGCCTCGAGGCGCCCAAGGGCCTGCTCGTCACCGGCATCAGCGGCTGCGGCAAGTCGATGGCGGTCCAGGCAGTCAGCAGCTTCTGGCGTATGCCGCTGGTGCGGCTCGACATGAACCGGATCTACGGCGCGGTCGCTGGCACGCCCGAGCGCACGCTCGAGCGCGCCATCCGCACCGCCGAGGCCATCGCGCCCTGCGTGCTGTGGATCGACGAGATCGAGACCGCGCTCGTCGGCACCCACGGCACCGAGGGGGGAAACCTCAGCACGCGCATCTTCTCCTCCTTCCTGACCTGGATGCAGGAGAAAGAGCAGATGGTCTTCGTCGCCGCGACCGCCAACGAGATCGACAAGCTGCCGCCCGAGCTGCTGCGCAAGGGTCGCTTCGACGAGATCTTCTTCGTCGACTTACCCGGTGAGCCGGAGCGAATCGAGATCCTCGGCGTGCACCTGACCAAGCGCGGCAAGCAGCCCGCCGAGTTCGACCTGATCAGCCTGGCCAAGTCGACCGTCAACTTCAACGGCGCCGAGCTCGAGCAGGTGGTGCTCTCGGCGCTCTTCACGGCCTTCGACGAGCAGCGCGAGCTGTCGATGAAGGACCTCTACCGCTCGATTGGCCGGATGGTGCCGCTGGCCACGACGATGGCGGAGCGCATCAAAGACATCAAGCGCTGGGCCGATACCCGCGCGGCCAAGGCCAACCGCTAA
- the pdxS gene encoding pyridoxal 5'-phosphate synthase lyase subunit PdxS: MEIAKSTFRTKVGLAEMLKGGVIMDVVNAEQARLAEDAGAAAVMALERVPAQIRKDGGVARASDPAMIKAIQEAVSIPVMAKCRIGHFMEARILEALEVDFIDESEVLTPADEQYHIDKQEFKVPFVCGCRDLGEALRRIGEGAAMIRTKGEAGTGNIVEAVRHLRSVRDQVRELTILGPEQLMDRAKQLGAPYDLVRFVASEGRLPVPNFAAGGVATPADAALCMALGAEAVFVGSGIFLSEDPARRARAVVEAVTHWEDAGRLAEISAGLGSAMPGIELETLGAEQRLARRGW, from the coding sequence ATGGAGATCGCGAAGTCGACGTTTCGCACCAAGGTGGGTCTCGCCGAGATGCTCAAGGGCGGCGTGATCATGGATGTCGTCAACGCCGAGCAGGCCCGTCTGGCGGAGGACGCTGGCGCCGCTGCGGTGATGGCGCTCGAGCGGGTGCCGGCGCAGATCCGTAAGGATGGTGGCGTGGCGCGCGCGAGCGATCCGGCGATGATCAAGGCGATTCAGGAGGCCGTGAGCATTCCCGTGATGGCCAAATGCCGCATTGGCCACTTCATGGAGGCACGCATCCTCGAGGCGCTCGAGGTCGACTTCATCGACGAGAGCGAGGTCCTGACGCCCGCGGACGAGCAGTATCACATCGACAAACAGGAGTTTAAGGTCCCCTTCGTCTGCGGCTGCCGCGACCTGGGCGAGGCGCTGCGTCGCATCGGCGAGGGCGCGGCGATGATCCGCACGAAGGGCGAGGCCGGCACGGGCAATATCGTCGAGGCCGTGCGGCACCTGCGATCCGTGCGCGATCAGGTCCGTGAGCTGACGATCCTCGGCCCCGAACAGCTGATGGATCGCGCCAAGCAGCTCGGAGCGCCCTACGATCTCGTGCGCTTCGTCGCCAGCGAGGGTCGCCTGCCGGTGCCCAATTTCGCGGCGGGCGGGGTGGCCACGCCGGCCGACGCGGCGCTCTGCATGGCCCTCGGGGCCGAGGCGGTCTTCGTCGGCAGCGGGATCTTCCTCAGCGAAGATCCCGCTCGGCGGGCGCGGGCCGTGGTCGAGGCAGTGACGCATTGGGAGGACGCCGGGAGGCTGGCCGAGATCAGCGCGGGATTGGGCAGCGCGATGCCGGGGATCGAGCTCGAGACGCTGGGCGCGGAGCAGCGTCTGGCGCGGCGAGGCTGGTAA